In the genome of Siniperca chuatsi isolate FFG_IHB_CAS linkage group LG14, ASM2008510v1, whole genome shotgun sequence, the window TAACAACTCAACATATTTTATTAGCTTATCATTTGTTTTGAATGAAAACTTAAATCTGTAACTTaactttaaagtaaaataaatgtagtggagtaaaatgtacaatatttccctctgaaatgtagttgtagaagtataaagtagtaaatGATAATACTGAAGTAAACTACAAGTGCATCAAACCTGTACTTAAGtgtagtacttgagtaaatgtacttaattacatcACGCTACTAGACTTGGACTTGGGTTGATGCACTCAAGATTTTATGCCCACACACATCCAAAAGTTATTGTTTCCTGCCCCCAAAAGACTGTCCTGTAAGTTAAAACAAGTTCTCTTGCGAGAAAATGCTTACGGTAAAACGGatggaaaggaaaataaattaccTATTTTCAACTGCTAATATTTAAAGGAGTAGTGTGTAggtttagtggcatctagcagtaaAATTGCAGTTGGCAACCATTtgattccatttctgccaaaagATCCTACTAAATGTTACaaactggacctttaaaataaacacagataaaTTGTCAGTCAAGATTAAGACATTCAGGACTTGTAACTTTACTTGCAGACTCAAGGTTGGTAACAACTATTATCACCCTTTAAACAAGTCAACTTACATTACAGTGAGCAAATTAGTTACTTTAACTGGGATGTGTATGTAAAATGCCAGaatctgttttaaaaacataacaacaTAAGATTTTAAATTCCATCATCTGATTAGAGGATTCAAACTTGTGCTGTTGGCCATTTTCAAATCTTGCTTCCTTTATTGCCTAAGTTATCAGTTGTATGAGCTGTTTTATCAGGTAGAGATAAGATGTGAGGAGGACCATATCGCACACAGAGTACATAAGCACTGTGACATGAATGctatgcacatatgcacacaggggaacacacagaaacacagatacGAACACCTGGTTGCTATGCTTTTAcactaaacaaatattttaggGGCATTGTTCTTGTGTCAGAGTGGGTAATGAAAGGCATCTCATCTGCAAAATACAGCAGTAAATATCAGAGGGTTTgatatttaaaacctttttcctttctcttcagTGTATCAACAGCGCCCCTATGTGGTCATTTTAGGAAGATGTaaaattcagtcattttttaagttaaaatgccaaacatctgCTGATTCCaccttctcagatgtgaggcgTGGcagctttctctctgtttgataTTATtgtaaagtgaaatattttgcGTTTGGTTGGACAAAAGCACTTTAAAAATGCCACCGGGGGGGGCATTTTTCAAATTTCTCTTACATGACTTTATGATGAGCAGGATTTTtacctttcctctcttcttgcTTTATTTGTTCTAGTTCTGAGTCTCCCTCGGAGTGACGATGGCAGACAGCTCGCACTGTTTCTACTGTCGGGAGGACCTCGGGGGGAAGAAGTTCGTCCGCAACGAAGGCAAGCCGGTGTGCGTTCGCTGCCATACCAAGTTCTGCGCCAACTCCTGCACCGAGTGTCATCGACCCATCCCTCTGGAATCAAAGGTGTGTGATAGCAGTTTGAAATTGAGTTTTCTATGCATGTATTTTTTACCAGTGTTGCTTTATTTTCCCTCCACGTACCTCTCATCAAACTCCCCTGTTCCTTCCTCCATCAGGAACTCAGCCATAAGGGCCGGTACTGGCATGAGGAGTGTTTCCGTTGTGTGAAGTGTTACAAGCCTCTGGCCAGGGAGCCCTTCAGCACCAAGGATGACCGCATCATGTGTGGGAAGTGCTGCTCCAGAGAGGATGCTCCACGCTGCCATGGCTGctataaacaaatacttgctgGTAAGATAACAATCAACTTCAAACTTTGATTTTGTACCATGCAGAGAAGCACTGTACTGAAGGGGTTTTGGAAAACTGGCCCATGGGTCAACTTACTGAAGTGATAAAATTACCCTTGAAAACTTTTAATTTCCCCTGTACAAACAATTAGCACAGGCATTTAAAAACAGATGCAATACAAAATGATTTCtaaaaaaactgaactttatatacatttacaaacaaGTATTAGAAGAGAGGTACAGTCCTGCCCATCATAAAGTCATCATGTTCAAAATTATGCTGATTTTAGGGTcgcaactaacaattactttaAGAATTCTTTGGTCTAAAAATGCTCATCATTATTTCCCCAAGGTGGAATTTTTAAATTGCTCAAATTGTccaaacaaaactcaaaaatattcactttactatgacattaaacagagaaaaagctgtatcTATAATAATGGCACCAAAACTTTGAAAAAACccaattatgttttattttgaaattgcgCCACTGTCATGTTTGACACCGGTGAAATATTACTTTTTCTCATATCGAGCTTTACAGTCGAGTTGAGCGGGCAATTTGCCTTCATTAGCTGTTTCTTTGACCTAATATCTCCCCATGTCTCATCTTCTGCAGGCACAGAGAGCGTGGAGTACAAAGGGAACTCATGGCACGATGAGTGTTTCACCTGTTGCAACTGTAAACGACCAATAGGATCGCAGAGTTTCCTCTCCAAAGGAGATGACATTTACTGCAACCCCTGCTATGACAAGAAGTTTGCCAAACAATGCGTCAGCTGCAAAAAGGTTagtttttcccccctttttaaaCAGGGACCAGACCCACCTTCCTCATTCTACCTGTATATATATGATAAACCTTTTCAGGCAGTGCATGTACTTCACAGGGTTGTAAATTTTAACTAGAGACTAGAATAGTAGGGTAATGGGAGGTTAAAATTCAAGAGGGTGCTAGCAACATTATGAACTATCATTTCTTGTCTAACAATTCTTTCCATTCCATTTGTTTCTTGTGGTGCACTGTAGACACTGTCAAAaccatataaaaaaaaaaaggattttgatATAAACATGATGGTAATACTTACTCATACACATGACTCTTCTCTTTCATCTGTCTCCAGCCAATAACCTCTGGAGGAGTGAACTACCAGGACCAGCCGTGGCACAGCCACTGCTTTGTGTGCAGCTCCTGCTCAAAGCCTCTGGCAGGGTCGAGTTTCACCAACCACCAGGACCAGGTCTTCTGCGTCGACTGCTACAAGAACTCTGTGGCAAAGAAATGCAGCGGCTGCCAAAACCCCATCACAGGttgctttaaattaaaatataagaTTATGTTGTTATAAAATacaagtggaaaaaaacaactgttaGACCAACATACAGCTAAAATCTGcacacattgaaaaaaaaatcatgatatTCAAAGATACTTCATGCCAATCAAGAGTTACTAATATAGTGAAAATATTAAGCATTCACTTCATCTGAAAACTTGTCTGTTAAGGtaaaaaatactgtgcattgacaatATAAACACTATTTACATTAAATCTGGTTTTAATGATGGTGAATGACGGACTTTCAGTTGACACTAATGTGAGGCATCCatgattgtttggttttcaggcacttACATATCGTGAAGTTTTGCACATTGGATATATGTATAGGCGCCATTAGAAAAATCTGATTTTCCCAGTCAGTGTGACTTGAATGTTGACATGAACACGTTTAGCACCAAGAAATTGCACCGAAATGGCCACTCAAGTGTGCAATAATGTGGTAACCTGGGACAACCTGAGTAAACTTTGATAACAGTATGAGTAAGTTGTAACTTTAAAATCAATGCTGTACCAGGTTAATGGTGTGTATATCCGTATGTGTTCCGTTCATCTATTTAACATTTCTAGGCTgctaa includes:
- the LOC122888048 gene encoding four and a half LIM domains protein 1-like, with protein sequence MADSSHCFYCREDLGGKKFVRNEGKPVCVRCHTKFCANSCTECHRPIPLESKELSHKGRYWHEECFRCVKCYKPLAREPFSTKDDRIMCGKCCSREDAPRCHGCYKQILAGTESVEYKGNSWHDECFTCCNCKRPIGSQSFLSKGDDIYCNPCYDKKFAKQCVSCKKPITSGGVNYQDQPWHSHCFVCSSCSKPLAGSSFTNHQDQVFCVDCYKNSVAKKCSGCQNPITGFGKGVNVVNYEGSSWHEYCFNCKRCSLSLSNKPFIANGRDILCADCGNK